CAAACAAAGAGATTGTCCTAGAAATATGGTGGTCAGTCAGGTTTGGAGAAACTGGTAGCTTTGGTCCCAAAAAAGCTGCATGTAACGGCAGAAAAGCTCCCCTTGCGGTGGCGCGTGGATGTCACGCACACACTTTGAACTGTGCGTGTGGCTCATGCACCATTTTGTTCGATGAAGTTTTTCGCTTGTCTAAAGGATTGGTGCCTTGGGAATTCTGTGGCTGAGCGCGTGGCGGTCGATGGGCTCCAGAGAATACTAGATTTGCATTTTGCCATACTATGACCAAAAATCAAAAactagaaaggaaaataaactagagagagaaggaagTAGGGAGGAGGGAGGAAGGAGCTGAAACTCCACCCCCCTTTGGGCAGGTTCGGTTTTTGGTGGGTTTCTAGAGAGAATGTAGAGTCTCTTGTAACAGAGTAATCCAAGATAGAGGAAAGATAGGTCTGATACGAGAGAGATGAAATTGAAAGAATGTATTCTTATTGAGTTGATCTCAATTACAGAATAATAGGTCTGTATTTATAGACTAATACAGACGTGTAAAGCTGTAACTGAAATAACTAACTCACTGTGTAAGCCAATGAAAAACATTACACGTGTTTattctaaaaatcattttatcaatctataatagtccccctcaagatgatgtgtatatattatacacATTCATCTTGGACAGTAAAGCATCAAATGATTTTGAACCAAGGGGCTTAGTCATCAAATCTGCAATTTGATGAGCAGAAGCAATATGTAGAACAGTCAGTGATCCTTCTTCAACTTTGTCACGCACCATATGGCAGTCCAGCTCTATATGTTTAGTCCGTTCATGATGGACCGGATTGGATGCTATATGAATGGCAGATTGGTTATCACAAAACAATAAAGCTGGTTGTGTATGTGGTTGATGCAGATCCTTCAGCAATGCTCGAATCCAAATTATTTCACAAACTGTAAATGCCATTGATCTGTATTCAGCTTCTGCTGAGCTCCTAGAAATTGTATGttgcttctttgatttccaagatACCAGAGAATCACCAATGAAAACACAATAGCCACTAACAGACCTGCGGGTATCTATACAACTTGCCCAGTCCGAATCTGAAAATGCCTTTATATGCATCTTGGAATCACTTGGAAATAAAAGACCCTGTCCAGGAGCTAATTTTAAGTATCTAAGAATCCTCATTGAGGCTTGAAGATGAGGTACTCGAGGACTGTCCAGATATTGACTCAAATGGTGGACTGCAAATGTAATATCTGGTCTGGTATGGGTGAGGTAAATTAGTCTACCAATCAATCTTCGATAACCAGTAATATCATCAAGTAAATCACCTTCATCCTTTGACAGTTTAGCATGATTATCCATTGGGAACAAAGCAGGTTTGGCAGCtaacaatccaaaatctgcTAACAGCTCTAGagtatattttctttgagaCAAAGAAATGCCTCTTTGTGATCTTGCAATCTCCATCCCGAGAAAAAACTTGGCTGgtcccaaatctttcaatttaAATTGAAGAGTTAAAGCTGCTTTTACAGAGTCAATTGCCTCTAAATCACTGCTAGCAAGCAggatatcatccacataaagtAATAAAGCCACAAATGAATTTCCTTCCTTCTTAGTAAACAAAGAATAATCTGCCTTTGATTGTGTAAACCCAATATCAAGTAGTACAGATTTAAATTTCGAATTCCACTGTCTGCTtgcttgtttcaagccatatAGAGACCTTTGCAATTTGCATACCCGAGAGTCCCCTTTAGGTAGATAACCAGGAGGTGGTTTCATAAAAACTTATTCATCTAAGTCTCCATATAAAAAAGCATTGTTGACATCTAAATGAAAAAGATGCCAACTGTGTATAGCAGCCAATGATAAGACACATCTAACAGTGACCATTTTTGCAACAGGTGAGaaagtttcaaaaaaatctAGGCCTTCTCTTTGAGTATACCCTTTGGCTACAAGTCTAGCCTTATGCCTCTCAATAGAACCATCtgaattgtgtttgattttatatacccatttacaacctattggttttttatttggagGAAGTGGTGTAAGGACCCAAGTGTTATTTGATTCAAGTGCAGATAACTCTGCAGCCATGGCATCTCTCCAATGAGTATGCCTAACAGCTTGGTGATAAAAATTTGGCTCAACTTCAGAAGATATTGCAACAGAGAAAGCTCTATGAGATTTAGACAATTTAGAATATGATAGAACATCAGAAATGCTATATTTAGTACCTGTAGTAATAGCAGGATTTGTGAAAGATGTTTGAGCAGTAGAGTCAGCCAGATTGCAATGATATGATTGCAGGTAACCAGGTGCTTTGTGTTGCCGAGTTGATCTTCTCAGAGTAGGAAATTGATTCtcatcatttaaatttattgaatCTGTGTTTTCTGGACTAGGATGATTATTGAATTGTTGTTGGGAATTAGAAGGTATGGAGACATGTATATTTTCAGCAGAATCAGAAACTGGTTTTGGAAAAACGATGTTATCTGATGATGAATGAATAGTAATGTCCAGATTTGAATTGGTTGTTGAAGAATCATTTTTTGACATAAAAGGGAAAACAGATTCATGAAAAACCACATCcctagaaacaaaaaaattcttattttctaGATCATACAACTTATATCCTTTTATACCAGGTGGATAGCCtacaaaaacacattttttggCTCTTGGTGAAAATTTGTTTCTGTTTTGAAGAAGTGTTGATGCGTAAGCTAAacaaccaaaaactttcaaatgattaTAAGATGGATTTGTATTATAAAGAATTTCATGTGAAGATTTGTTATTTAAAACCAAAGATGGTATGCGATTTATAAGATAGCATGCAGTTAGTATGCATTCTCCCCAAAAAACTAAAGGAATATTTGACTGAAACTTTAAAGCTCTAGCTACATTCAAcaagtgttgatgttttctctcaactatagaattttgttgaggtgtttcTACACATGACTTTTGATGCATGATTCCTTTTAACTCATAGAAATCTgtcattttaaattctaaacCATTGTCACTTCTTATACattgtattttctttccaaattgtGTTTCAATTAAGTTGTAAAAATTTTTGAATATGTTTCTGACCTCAGATTTGTTTTTCATCAAGTTTACCCAAGTAAATCTTGAATGATCATCAACTATAGTAAGGAAAAATCTGGAATCATTATGGGTTGGAATTGAAAAAgggccccatatatcacaatggacAATATGGAAAATACCACTTTCATTATATGAATGAATTTCAAATGGTAATCTTTTCTGTTTTGCCAATGGGCAAACAGTACAATGATGATCAACAAATTTATTGGAAAGGCTAATATCTGGTacatttttggaaagaaatgatAGTCTAGACATTGAAGGATGTCCCAATCTGCTATGCCAGACTTGAGAGCTTATTATAGAATTTACAGAATTGGATCTATGTGGAATAACAACATCACTAGCACCTGATTTCTGCAGTAGATAAAGGCCAGCTGATCTTCTAGCtatcccaatcatcttccattGGGTAAGTTCCTGAATAAGGCAAAAATCagatgaaaatataaatgagCATTTCTGATATGAAGTGAGTTTACTCACTGAGAGTAGATTATAGGAAAAAGATGGTACACAAAGTACATCTTTAAGAGTTAGATTTTCAGATATCTGAACTATACCAATATGAGTTACTGGTACAGTATTTCCATTTGGGAGTTTAACAGAAGTGTTTAAAGCTTTGGTGATTGAAGTAAAGAtgtcaattgaatgagcaatatggTCTGTAGCACCTGTGTCTACAATCCATGTATTATCAGATATTAAGGCTGAAACTGAAGCACTTAAAGAAAAGGTAGAATTTGATGATATACCTTGAGTAGAATGAGCAATcgaattagaaatgatattcgCAGCTTGATGATTGGTATTATCATCAGGTTGTGGGTGAATTAATGATAACAATTTTTGATAGTCTTCTTGAGAGAAAGGCATTTGATTAAAATTCTCAAAAGGAGTACTCAAGATTTGACCCGAAAGCTGATTAGCAGTTGCTGTAAATCTTCCCTTTTGTCGAAAATTGGTTGAGTTCTGTTTGAAGCCTGGAGGATAACCATGTACCTTGTAACATTTGTCCACTGTATGGTTGTTCATACCACAGTGAGTGCAGAACAGCTTATCTCTTTTCTGTTGTTGTTTTCCAGGAGCAAACCTTTTCATTGCTGGATTTGTATCTTGAACTTTGCTCATAAAAGCAGCAGTATCAATCATGTTATGCTTGCTaatctctctctgtttctcttctTGAACAATTAAAGAAAACACTTTATTTATATTCGGCAAAGGTTCTAACATTAGAATTTGCCCTCTGATATGAGAAAAACAATCATTTAACCCCATTAAGAACTGTATCACATGCTGGCGATCTtgataatccaagaaaatttttattgcaTCACACTTACAGGTTCTTAGGGCTCCACATGTACATGTTGGAATTTGATTATAATCCAGCAATTCATCCCATAGGGATTTGAATCTTGTATAGTAATCTCGTACTGATAAGTCCTCTTGTGTCAAAACTGATAAATCTTTCTGTAATTGAAAGATTCTTGGACCATTTCCTTGTGTAAATCTGTTCTTCAGATCTTCCCACATATTTTGAGCTGTTCTTGCACATATGATGCTACctccaatttcttttgaaacagAGCTGATGATCTATGAAGAGACCATATTATTACATCTCTCCCACAGTTCATATGCAGAATCTGTTGAACTTGGCTGCGAAACTGATCCATTCACGAACCCAATCTTATTCTTGGCTTTTAAAGCCATCATCATGGATCTGCTCCATGTATGATAGTTTTCTCCGGTGAGGACATTTGACACTAGTATGTTCCCTGGTGAATCACCACTTTGTAAATGGTAATAACTTGGAATATTCTCCACATTTGATTCAGAAGCGGAAGCCATTTacaatctgataccatgtaacaGAGTAATCCAAGATAGAGGAAAGATAGGTCTGATACGAGAGAGATGAAATTGAAAGAATGTATTCTTATTGAGTTGATCTCAATTACAGAATAATAGGTCTGTATTTATAGACTAATACAGACGTGTAAAGCTGTAACTGAAATAACTAACTCACTGTGTAAGCCAATGAAAAACATTACACGTGTTTattctaaaaatcattttatcaatctataatatctCTCTCTAAAAGGTAGAAGGCATGcgctttctttctctcttctaaaAAAGCCttctaaaacagaaaaatatatatatatatatatataaagaaaagatgTCCATAATCTAATGTTTAACTGTGGGCTAcagcttttataatttttgcttAGATCATCGGGGACGTATTGTTGTGTGCTTTAGGAAGCCCCTGGCCACACTCTGTTAGGCTCGGGGAGACCTCAACTATTAGAAGTTTTGGGAGATCCTTTGTATGTCGTTCCCCACAACTTCCAAAATGCACGAGACATTTCCAAAATCATGGGTTACCCATTTGCGGCGGAAGCAAATAATGGCTTAATTACGTGGGTTTGGGTTGATGGGTTGGATTTGGACGAGATTTTCACTAGTTACTTTTGAACTTATAAATTTAGAGAAATGCATACAATTTTTGTGTATTCTATTTGAAAAAGCTAcatctattataaaaaaaattaatttttttttttcgtgtgaattttaaattttctatacttttttcaaatagagtACATAAATTTTACACTCTCTAacactatataaatcattttctataAACTTATTACTTTAAATCCACCAATTTAATTTTTGAGTACTAAATTTATCCATCGATCCCTTAGGTTTTgcctaaatttaaataaatcatttgaatATACTTTTGCGAAAAACCAATCCTTGTGGTATATCTTGAATTTCAAATTGATGCATCCAATGTTTGCTAATATGATGGAAAATGCTACCATGACAGTCACTTATCGTATCAGAAccaatcatataatatataatcaatattttaagaaacaaaaattacCCTGTCAACATGACAtgtcattaaatttaaaaatgacattagaaacaacataaaaaataaaaaataaaaaataagaaaatgaaaaatagttcgtattaaaaaaaagaatgtaattctaaatacaaatctcaaataaataGACCTTATGCAAGTTCTTTGTATAAAAGTAgattctaataataaaaaataattttttaatactttttaaagTAAGGTTCAATTTTTTACAAGAACTTATACGtgacttatttatttaagacTTGGTATCATAAACAGAAGTAAAAAAGGTTTTCATTAGGTGGTGGCCATTAGAGGAGATAACCCCATAGTAGGCATTGTGAATGGGCCACCTTCTGAGGTGGCGTTATCGAGGGTCATCCATAGTGATTGGCCCACTTGGAGGTGGCCCTCACCTATGTGAGCCACTCACATGGGAGGCGAGTCGTGTGTGTGTTTCTTAAGTTTTAGGCGTTGTATTTGAACGTtaagttgaattgagttgaattgaattatttataaatagtagtgagttgagttgaTAGAGAGAATTACATTGGACtttctaaaatgaatttaaatgtgtttggatgttaaaatgaatttagtactatttatgagaaattgaaaaaaggttgtgggtcctacctataaagatgtgttgaattgaaaaatgttgtgggtCTTACatataaagaggttttgagttgagatgagtttcgtaatttgaaatttgaatatttagatgttaaacccagtttaaaattagattaaactgAGTTAAACTCAATTGAGTAATAGAGTTCAACAACCAAATAGGCAGTTTTCCCTCAGCTTCTTTGAGtttagatattttaatattatctacttttaataatttgagttggttttttaagtttattttattaagtcttTTAGTCTATTTTTAACTCGAATATTTATTagtatattttcaaatttagttATTCATAAACTCCTAATtgttttagtttattatttttattttaaattgatatgtatttttctaatttgagtTGTAACTTTATTTCgtaaaagttttttttctttgaaaatttcGTTTATTTCTGTGTACctaattatttaattgttttagtTAATATCAACTTTCCGCGGTTAAAAACTTAATGCCGTGGCATGCGAATtggtattttctattttatgtaAATACCGACTCTACATTTTGATTTTTGATAAGTGTTAtcgtgtattttttttctaataagataatgctatatacagttgtAAAGTGCATAAGTGTCGtatagtcattttgaaaaagagtgtaatttactatatattaaaaaattatttttttttaagtaaatccCATATttattgatcattttttttcaaataattacacaatatttaTACACTTACAATTGTAACTATCATTCTTcaactttaatttatttgaattgtgaattttttgttgACTTGGCCATGGCagatagttttattaatttttttattttttgcatggtAACGCTAAGCAGATAGGTTTACACAGCTAGCCAGGGATGTACTCTTTaagtattaatgtattaaccTTGAAGGGAAGATATAATATGTGGGTGGCCCCATAGATATAATATGATAATCTATCATTATCATCGTTTCATCACTGCCACTTAAGCAATGATGAAATGAATTGCGGTGAATAATAATTAAGCAAATGGCAACCATTCCATTCCTTTacaataatcaaattttggtttGCTGTAATATTTTAACGTTGGCGATCGATATAAACAATAGGCCTGCAACAGCGACTTCCCCATTTACCCAATAAATTAAGCAACCGAAAATGGCATTTTCTCGACGTTTGTCCATATGTGGAAGTTGCACATACCTGTTCCTGGACACCATTATAAGGGGAAAAGCACCTCAGTTGCTCAGAAGTTTCGATCACGTAGACAGTTGgattggaggaggaggagatcaTATGGGATCGCCAAACGACGTCCCGCGGGGCAGAAGCAGGAAGTCATCCTCAAGGGGACACCCCAGATTCGTAGGAGTCCGACAGAGGCCATCCGGGAGATGGGTGGCTGAGATCAAGGACTCCCTGCAGAAGGTCAGGCTTTGGCTGGGAACATTCGACACTGCTGAGGACGCTGCTCGTGCGTACGATGCTGCTGCTCGGAACTTACGCGGTACCAATGCTCGCACCAACTTCGAGTTACCGCAGTCCGGATCAAACACTTGCGGTGGCGCTTATGCTAACCATGTTTTCAACGAGAGTGCCGAGCCCTTCTCATTCGAGCAAGGGAGCGGGGCGTTCACGCCAGAAACAGACGGGCTTGTTGGGGCCCTCAAGGCCAAGCTGCTCGATGGCAAGGGACTGCGAATGCTCGCAGCTCCCGCTGGTTGTTTGGGAGCCGAAGCCAGCAGCGGTATGGTGGAAAACTCATCACCTGACAACATTGGTACAAAGAGAGGGCAATCATCAACGCCAACTGTAGCCGTTGCTCCTCATGGGGTTGGGATTCTGGACTCTATGCAAGTTTCTAATAATTATCCGCGTCCCAATAAGCTGGCTGACTCTCTCCTAGACCATAATGACCATGATCACGAGGCTGTAGCACGACATGTTGGGGTCCAGTGGGATCAATCTTGCCAAGCAGCGTTGCCAACAAGCATCACCCAATGGTCTTCTGAACCAGCATACGAAGTGCCATGGCCCGCACAGACGAACCATGTCCAAGATCAGAATGGCTTGTttactgctgctgctgcttctacATCGGCATGGCACCTTCCTGGTGCAACCGGGGCAACGTTTAACTTGGCATATGCAGATCAGGGCGCTATGGAGCTGCTGTCAACAAATAAGATTAATGGGAAAGCGCAGTTGTTTCAGATTGATGGAGCGGCAACGTCGGAAGATGTGTGGTCAGCCGAGCAGCAGGTTGTGCACGGTGAGAACAACAGTTGGGGTGGCGCAAATGGCACTTGGTGAACAAAATGACAGAAAAATGGTTTTGGCTAACACACCAAACCATGCAGTATATTgtatattcattatatagtttgtacaagtcaataaaagaatcaaaagatACACTCTTGAGAGATGCACATTATTTTCTTTACAAGGAAGCAAATGATACAATTAACATAATTAAGATTGATTTGCTGAATCAATGAGATTACAGAGTTATATATCAGATTTTGTAGGATCCATGATTTTTGCAAAGACTTGCTTTAAGTGTGAGCTTCCATATTTGCAAGGCTTACTGTCTGGAGGCTTGCTGTCATGATCTTGGAGAGGTGCTCTTGCCATATTGGTAATGGTACTTCTTGGACACTCATTGTGTGCACAATCTGTAGAGCTGGAGCTTGAGGGATCTGATGTGGTTGCAGTAGATACTTTAACACTTGGGATCCTCTCATTTATGTACCTGTTCTAGGATGatatatatcacacacacacgtgTGTGATATTTACTGCATATGATCACTTAATTTCGGCCATGAATATCATGCGTGGTTGTTGTAATTCTTTTCGATCTCCTATACCCTGCAACGTAGATCCCAGGAAATCTCACAAGCTAATCATTCTTTTTAACATGCCATAGGCAAAGCACAGATTCTGTATTGACCGGACATCAGTAAATTAAGGAGTATCATgctatgatttttctttgagCGTGTAGATTACTTGCGTATAAAAAATGCACAAGCTTGTCTCATACCCAACAGGTCTAGTACTTGTAACTCTTAATTCTTAAAGGATTTTGTTCTGTACTAATATGCATTTAGCTAGATTTATCTTGATAGATAGTGGACAGTTTCAATGCTATATCTAGCCAGCTGCTCGACCCataaattatctttattttagatcaaattttagaggatatatatatatatatatttatatatatattggcacgGCTAACAAAACATTGGTGAGGTATTGATCTAAAATAAATGCTACATTAATGCTGGATTTCTTAACATAAACGCCATGAGGAACAAAAAAGGATAagaaattttttactattatatatacacaatcaAAAACTCTATTTTCAAGCTAGCTGGtatgcactacaagaaaaacgaatttttacgactaaaattttgcaatcaaaatgattattttcgacgaaaacgattttcgtcgaaaattaataatctttttaattacaaaattttgatCTTAAAAATCCGCTTATCGATAGTGATGTGaagtatatttaataaaatgtttttatatatatatatatatcgtaatTTGATTAGGCTGCTTTCACACAAAAGGccaaaattttttctaaaagcaAGTTTCAAATAGAAGAGATATTGGCACAGCTGACAAATTAAAACTTGGGAATAGATTAATGCTGCATTTCTTAACATAACCGCCATTAATTAGGAGGAACTTAACACATAAGAATCCAAGGAATTATGTGTATTAATGGCTGAAGCTCATTCCACTAAGCAGCTTGAGAGTAACGCCACCTTCATGGTTTTTTCCAAAGTGTCATAGATCTTATCTTTTTATTCACTTTCATATATTCTTTTGTTTGCTTACGGAGTCGTATTATAATCTTCTTTCCCTCATTAACTAGCCCAATCTTGCACATAGGTTAAAACTCTGTACGTATCCTTTAATCTGTATTTTTAGTGTTTATGTCAATCTAACGTGGCCCGTGggtaaagaaataaaatgccaTAACCTTAAGTCATCGGGTCGTTCCCACGGGTATAGTTTCTATCAAGAACGTAAATCCTCTttaatattaaaagagaaatacagTGCTTTGGTGTGAAAATGCTGGACCCCTTCCTTTTAGAAAAAAGTGAagttcatcattaaaaaaataataattttttcgtGTAGGtctatatttatctaattttttcaaaaaggaTCCGCGACACTTAATCACCTTAAAACtaaaagtatcatttttcatcttaaaatgACCCATTTGGCCTTTTGTCTAGGGGTGTAATCGGTtgagtttgatttgattttgtatattttttataaccgAATCGGTATATactagttttgaaaatttaagaaccgATATTGGATTAATTCACTACCAAAATCGAAACTTTCAGTTTTTCTAATTTCGGTAAGGTCTAGTCCCATTTTTTCAGTTTTACGAATTatctatattagtaataatatgatatttaaaaaaattctatttatcatctttacatatcatacaccacacaccaacTTCGCTATTAGTTCCCATAAACTTGATTCTGCCGTTGCTGCCAACCCTGTTCAACActgccatctctctctctctctctctctatatatatatatatatattcgaatACAGTTGTTATGCCCTAACTCTACACCTCAAGGAGATTATGAACTGCAGGAGGACCTCCCACGTATTCAAGCTTAGTGATGCAGCGATCCACTCTCAATGTGTCACTCTTGCTTCTGtattcgtgtatatatatatatatatatatatatatattaccaagTATGTCTTGGATGTGGCCCCTAAAATCAGTTTTATACAAATATGACGTGACCTCTAAAAAGGCAATATCTTGGACACTAGTTTTATACAAATAGGAGGTGCGCGCGAATGACCCCCAATCTCTGCCATGGCACCTAACACTGAGAGACTTTTTAAAAAAggagccaaaaaaaaattaaaaataaaaaagaaagagagaaagcgTAGGGGACAAAGTACATGAACACAAATAGAGGGCCGCAATTGATTGTGGTGAGATAAGAGATGTGCACCTGCCGATGAGAGAGGAGAATTGGCGGCGACGATGTTGGGGATGGGTACTAGAGACGGGACTGGATTTGGGAATGCATGGGGACACAGGGCGTGGGGTATGGGAGTTGTCTGgggaaaatgattaaaaaaaaaaaaatgctcccCTTGATGATATGGCACTATTCCACGCCGGCCATTTGTGAAATCTCTTTGATctctagcttttttttttttcattacgtACTATCGATCACACGAGTGGCTCAAGGCTAGAGCGATCAAccagcactacaagaaaaatggcctTTTGCGGCCAATTTATAGcggcgaaaagactattagcaaccaattttggttgctaatagtcttttcgccgCTATAAATTGGCCGCAAAaggctatttttcttgtagtgcaggAATGAAAACCGATGCCAATTGCCAACTGTGATCTGTCtaggaaaataatttattgttgatattattattataatcattatcactataattttttttttttaaatcatcgTTTATCCTCAATTCTAGCATTTCTTCACTCCATTGATTGATTTTAATCCTCATCATCATTGTGAGgttctataattatttaaacgGTGTAGTAAAGTAATCATTCATGGTGAGTGTATTGTTCGTTCTaaatttaaagttaaaaatataattttgaattcttttttattatttcataaatttattcGAGCCCCCTTGACTTTAGAAGAGTTAGGAGACAATGTGGAATTATTTgagttatctaatatattttgacagaatcattatattttaaaactatttaggaACATGATATGGTGATGATCTTAGAAAGTGACATAAATCTTAAATTATCTTTTGTTCAGTTtcgtatattatttttgtttgctaTCGAAGTTGTCCTAATCTTGATTCAATTTAAATTGTCTTTAACAAACATGTACAATCTTGAACAataagtttcatttttttttttttggagtaatTGGGTCATTCCTACCGACATAGTTGCCATCAAGCATGTAATTAATTTCTCTTTGTTCTTAACATGGTGAAGCCCTTTTGTCCCAAAGCAGAGACAATGTCAACGTATATCAATAAGACTGTCGCTTGATGTAATAAAATAGGATCCCagaattacaataaaaataattacccaACAAATTGTTTAAGATCAACTTGTTCAATTTTCATTTCGATTTGTTTTATCTGTCAAATAAACTATTTTTGAATACAAAATCAtcatcatttgttattattaaacCATATAAAATCGACGAAAAAGTGGAGGGGGGAGTGGGCA
This Carya illinoinensis cultivar Pawnee chromosome 11, C.illinoinensisPawnee_v1, whole genome shotgun sequence DNA region includes the following protein-coding sequences:
- the LOC122282896 gene encoding uncharacterized protein LOC122282896 encodes the protein MWEDLKNRFTQGNGPRIFQLQKDLSVLTQEDLSVRDYYTRFKSLWDELLDYNQIPTCTCGALRTCKCDAIKIFLDYQDRQHVIQFLMGLNDCFSHIRGQILMLEPLPNINKVFSLIVQEEKQREISKHNMIDTAAFMSKVQDTNPAMKRFAPGKQQQKRDKLFCTHCGMNNHTVDKCYKVHGYPPGFKQNSTNFRQKGRFTATANQLSGQILSTPFENFNQMPFSQEDYQKLLSLIHPQPDDNTNHQAANIISNSIAHSTQGTYPMEDDWDS
- the LOC122280351 gene encoding ethylene-responsive transcription factor ERN2-like; amino-acid sequence: MGSPNDVPRGRSRKSSSRGHPRFVGVRQRPSGRWVAEIKDSLQKVRLWLGTFDTAEDAARAYDAAARNLRGTNARTNFELPQSGSNTCGGAYANHVFNESAEPFSFEQGSGAFTPETDGLVGALKAKLLDGKGLRMLAAPAGCLGAEASSGMVENSSPDNIGTKRGQSSTPTVAVAPHGVGILDSMQVSNNYPRPNKLADSLLDHNDHDHEAVARHVGVQWDQSCQAALPTSITQWSSEPAYEVPWPAQTNHVQDQNGLFTAAAASTSAWHLPGATGATFNLAYADQGAMELLSTNKINGKAQLFQIDGAATSEDVWSAEQQVVHGENNSWGGANGTW